Within the Cytophagales bacterium genome, the region AATATGTTTGTTTTTGTCGGTAAAGGAGACTTTGGATTTTGCTATAAAGTTCTCGAACTGAAGTTCATTGATATTCAGCCTATCTATGGTTTTGACTTGCTGCCTTTTACAGGAAAAAAGAAAGAGAATGAAAAGTATAAATAGAAATTTATTCACCGATGTTTAGTGGTTGGTTGATTTTACCCGATGCCAATCGTAGAGACGCCCAATTTGGACGTCTCTACGGATTGGCATCGGGTCATTCGTAGAGCATTTTATCAGAAATCTTTTTATCTATGAAAATAGAAGTATTACCTGATTCTTTGGCTTTTTTCCATTGTTGAACTGCCAGGTCTTTTTCACCAAGTTTGAAAAGCACATCACCATAATGTTCAATAATAATACCTTTTTTAGTATAAGTCATTGCACGCTCCAGCACCTTTTTAGCTTCATCATATTGTTGCTGCTTGTAAAGTACCCATGCATAAGTATCCAGAAAAGTGGGGTTTTGCGGAAATCTTATAGTAAGTTTTTCAGCATGTTTCCTGGCTATATTTAATTTATCACTTCTCAATGAAAGGAAATAGCTGTAATTATTCAGCGCATGTGAATTGTTGCCATCATATTTTAAGACTTCTTCAAAGGCTGCATCTGATTTTTCATATTCTTTCAACCCGTTATATACATCTCCAAGCTGGCTATTGAACATGCTTAATAATTCTAAGTTATTTGCTGACATTTTTTTCCCCTGTTCAAATGATTTGACGGCACTTGCATGATCATTTTGTAATAAATAACCAATACCATTATAGTGCCACAACATAGCCTGGTTTGGAAATAATTCCAATGCCTGTGCTGAATGTGCAATGATGCTGTCAACTTCATTTAATTCAGATTCAAGGATGATCAGCTGTTCCCATATCTTATAATGCGAATTATCCATTGAAATGGCTTTCAAATAACTTTCTACCGCTTTGTTCTTTATATTACAAATAGCCAGCAGGTCTCCATACACTGCAAATGCTTTCGCTTCGTGAGGATGAACCTCTGTAGTTGTTTTGCCTAATCTCAACACTTTTTCCCGGATATTATTATTAGATAATAATCTGATATAGCCCAGTAAGATCCCTACTTTAGCATCTATATTTAATTTAGGATTCTGAAAAACTATCTGTAATTGATTAAATAATTCTACAGAGTTATTTTTGGCTTTATAAATATCAGAAAGTCTTAACCTGGGAAGTGGATTATCAGGATTTAATGATAGCACTTTTTCAAGTAAGGTAATGGCTTCATCAAATTTATCGTTTGATATTAATAGTTCTGCCAATTCAAGCTTATATTTTGTCACTTCCGGGTAAGCATTTATCAACTCTTCGCCAACCTCTATTGCCTTATTTAATTCATTGTTCCTAAGATATATCTGCTGCTTTTTTTTGCTTATATCTTCATAAATACCATGCAATATTTCTATTTTATTGTAGGTTTTGATGACATCATCATATTTTTCTTGTTGAGAATAAACACCGGCAAGATCAAACAGGTATGCTTCTGTACCAGGAACTTTTTTCAATAATTTTTGATATACTTTTGTGGCTTCATTAAAATTCAACTGTCTTTCGTATATTTCTGCTAACAACTCGTAATAATATTTATTTTGGTCATTAAGAGAAACTGCATTTTTTGCATAAGGCAGCGCATTGAAATATTTATTATCCTGGGCTAAAAGATCCGCTATTTTATAATTAATGGCTGCATTATCCGGATTTAATTCGTATGCTTTTTCAAAATTTTGGAGCGCTTTAGCGTATAACTCCATCATGCAATATTTCATACCATCTATAAAATAATTCTCAGATAGTTGAAGCTCTTCCTGGCTAGGTGACTTATTGGGCTTCTCACTTTGCTTGCCGGCAGATTTTTTCTCCTTCTGGGCATGAGACTCAAAGCCCGTAAATAAAACTATAAAGAGAAAAGTTAATATGATGTGTTTAATTGTTAAGTTCATAATTCAAAGAAGGTCAACAAATTCCAGAAATTCTTTTGGATAATTAGACATATCTAATTTTTCATTTTCTAAATCAAGTTTTATACCCCATATGTTGTCATTTTTCACGGAAATATTTTCTCTTATTCTACCCATACCGAATTATAATCTCCCAAACTCATATCCAAACTTTTTCCTTCAAAATTAACAAAATTACCAATCATAGAGTTTGAAATATTAGCATTTTTAATTATAGTATTTTTTTGAATGATCGAATTTTTTATGACACTGTCAACTATTTTTGAATTACTGCTTAGAGAAACATAAGGTCCAATCACTGTATTATTTATCTCTGAATTGTCACCAATAAATACAGGCGGAATAATTACTGAATTGTTAATAAGGGCGCTTTTAGCTATCAGATCAGTGTCTTTTATATAATCTAAATAACGTTGGTTTGCAAATATAGTTGCATCTTTGTTACCACAATCCAACCACTCTGAAACCTTACCGGGGATAAATTTTGTGCCCTTATTTTTCATATTCTCAAGCGCGCTGGTGATCTGGTATTCGTTTTTGTCTTTTATGTCATTGTCAACTAAATATTGTAATTCATTTTTTAAATAAACGCCATCTTTAAAATAATAGATGCCCATTATTACAAGATCAGAGACAAAAGTTTCCGGTTTTTCTACAAACTCAGTAATTTCATTGTCATCATTGACTTTCACAACACCAAATCCTGCAGGGTCTTCTACTTTATGAACCCAGATATTGCCGTCCTTTGAAGTATCCATCTTAAAGCCGGCTTTAAACAAGGTATCGGCAAAAGCAACAACTACTTCCCCATTAAGGGATTCCTTAGCACATAATACTGCATGGGCAGTACCTAAAGCTTCCTGCTGATAGTAAATAGTTCCTTTTGCATTCAGGGACTTGGCAATGTTAATAAGCGCTTTTTCTACTTCTTTACCAAAATTCCCAACTACAAAAGCCACTTCATCAATTTTTGCACTGCATACCTTAGCAATATCTTCTACCATTCTTTGAACGATTGGCTTTCCTGCTATTGGTATCAACGGTTTTGGAACAGTTAAAGTGTGGGGTCGCAAACGCTTTCCGATGCCTGCCATGGGGACTATGATTTTCATGTAATTTTTTATATTATAAGTTTGAGTCCACTCTAAAAAGTGTTTTTGGTTCTTCCCGAGTACTCGGGACAAAGAGCACAAAGTTATATACTTAACTAATTGATATTCAATCCTTTGCGAACTTTGCGTCTTTGCGAGAAACGATTTCTTTTCAATTTTTTACTTTTTAGAGTGGACTCAAGTTTACTAATATATTTAAGACTAATAACAATTGATAAAGGAAATTGACAATTAACAGTAGGCAAATATTGCTAACTACCAACCAAATTGTCAATTGCTAATTGTCAACTTTTTTTATTTAATTCCCGTACTGCCAAACCCGCCCCCTTCCCTGGTAGTAGCAGCCAGTTCCAGGGTTTCGTCCCAGGATACTTTTTCATGCTTTGCAATGATCATCTGTGCTATTCGCTCACCATCATTTACAGTATAAGTTTCATTTGAAAGGTTAACCAGTATGATTTTGATCTCACCTCTATAATCGGCATCAATGGTACCCGGGCTATTTAATAATGAAATGCCATGTTTAAAGGCAAGCCCGCTTCTGGGCCTTATTTGTGCTTCATAACCTTTAGGCAATTCAATATACAGCCCCGTTGGTATCAAAGCCCTTTCCAATGGCTTGATTTCTACGGGGTCTTCCAAATTTGCCCTCAGGTCCATCCCTGCTGCACTGTCTGTTTCATAAGAGGGTAAAGGATGTTTTGAACGGTTTATGATGTTGAGTTTTAGCATATTTATTGTGCCGGACGATTGATACGAATTATAAATTAGAATTCATGCAAAAATATAAAAATTATCCCTTTTTTCTAAAGAATTTTGGTCTTAATGTAAACCATACCACAACAAGGTAAACCAAAATCAGGAAATTATGGAACAGATGATCACTCAGGTTACCTACAAACGAAACTTTCAATGCAATCACTACCAGCAAAACCGCCCCCAGGATATAGCCAAAGCCCGATTTTAAATTATATGGAACAGGAAGATGTTTTTTTCCGTAGAAATAACAGGCAGCAGCCATCAAAAAATAGCATATTAATGTAGCAACAGCGCATCCCATATATCCCCAAAAAGGTATTAATGCCAGGTTAAGGAAAATGGTTATCACAGCGCCTCCGATACTGATGTACATGCCGTAATATGTCTTGTCTTTTAATTTATACCATACGGAAAGATTGTAATAAATCCCAAGAAAAAGATTTGCCAGTAATAAAACAGGAATAACCAATCCTCCTTCCCTGTACTCAGCCTGCCTTAAAAGCAGCAGGAACAGCTCCAGGTTCACGCTTATGATCACGAAAATTATACAGCATGCGATCACAAACCAATTCATAACTTCGGCAAACAATTCCGGAGCGTTCTTGTTCTTTGCTTCTGAAAAGAAAAAAGGCTCTGCCGCATACCTGAATGTCTGGATGCCCAGGGTCATAAAAATAGATAGCTTGTAGCACGCCCCATAGATACCCAGTGCAGCTAAGTTATCTTTGCCCGGATAAAAGCCCTCCGGCAACACCTGTTTTAGCAAAATCCTATCTATCATCTCGTTTACCATACCTGCCAGTCCCATAAAAAGGAGCGGCCAGGCATATATTAGTATCGGTTTGAGCTTTTGCCAGTTGAGCTGAATTCTGAATGAAACGAAGGACCTCCAAAGTATGATAATGAGCATTGCATTGGCTATGAGATTTGAAAGAAACACATAGCCTACTCCAATTTCAGGTGAATATATCTTTAGAATGACCGGTTTTAGGGATGGGAGATAATTCCCATCATATACATCTTTACAAAAGACCAGGAAAAATAAATTCAGCCCGATGTTCAATGCAATATTTATCAGCCTTGCAGTAACAAACTGCACTGCCTTTTTTTCAAGTCTCAACTTTGCAAAAGGAATGGCAACAACAGCATCAATAGCCAGTATCAAAGCAAGCCAGATGATAAAAGACTGCTTGTCAGGATAATCCAAAGCCTGGGCAATTGGTGATGAAAAAAGGATGATGAGACCCGATAATAACAGACTGGTAAGCAGGATAGAAGTTAATGTAATGTTGTATTGTGTTGAACGGTTCAATTCATTGGTAAACCGAAAGAAAGCAGTCTCCATTCCATAAATAAAAACAATATTCAGAAATGCCACATAAGCGTAGAGTTCAGTAACAACCCCGTATTGTGAGGCTGAGAAAATAGCGGTATAAAAAGGCACAAGCAGCCAGTTGAGGGCTCTGCCTCCAATGCTGCTGATGCCGTATATTGCTGTTTGGCCAGCGAGGGCTTTTAGTGGGGAAGGATGGTTGATGATTAATGAACTTTAATTGATTAGATTTGCAAATATATATTGCAATTAAAGAATATGTTAAATACTCTACAAAAAATTTGATGCAAAAATATCAAAAATATAATATTATTGTACTATAAGGCAACTTTTATTAATTTTGTTCGTTTTAATAATTCACCAAAGTTTGTGGAGAAGAAAATTGATTGAATATAATCGGTATTATTTAAATATTATAAGTTTAAATTAATGATTCATAACCCTAAGATAATAAAATTACCTAAAGTTGAAAAATTTGTAGAAAGTTTAGAACAAAAGGAACAAAAGAAAGTAGATTTTAATTTTAAAAAAACTGAGGCTGGATTAAAAGGAGAATGGTTTAAAAAAATGACAGGTACAGACGATATATGGGAATTTAGAACATTTTATAATAAAAAATATATTCGTATTTTGGCATTTTGGGATACAAAAGATAAAGAGAATCCCTACATTATTTCAACAAACGGCTTTATAAAAAAAACGAATACTTCACCAAAAACTGAAATTGATAAATCTGAAAATATTAAGAATGAATATTTTCAGAAACTTTTAATTTAGTATATATTATGAAATATTCAAATATAAAAAACCGCAGAGCGGCTGTCCTTAAAAGTATGGGAGCTATAACTTTCGAAGAATCACTGGATAAACATTACGGCAAAATTGGAACCTCCAATCGAGATGAATTTGAACTAGAATCAAAGCTTGAGATAATAGGAGAGATCCTTAAACAGGCAAGAAAGTCACAAAACCTGACACAGGAAAAAATTGCTCAAAGTATGGGTATAGACAAGACTAATATCTCAAAAATTGAAAATAACGTAAAAAGACAGCGCATTGATACTATATTAAGGTTTGTTAATGCTTTAGATGCGCGTATGTCTATTAAGATAAAGTTAAACGGTGAGCATAACGAATTCGAAATGGTTTTTTAAATGAAGATTAGAAAAAAGCCTTAAAGAGGGACTAACGGGGATGATTAATATTCTGCAATTAATGTTTCAGCAGGGATATTCAGCTTTTTGAGCAACTTCATACCACTCATTTAATTGTAGTTCACAATCTGCATGTTTTTCCCAATATTCCCGCAATGTTTTTTTAGTAAAAATCCTCAAAATTTAATTATATTGCAAATATACAAAAAGGTTACCACAATCTTAACTAATTTAAAATTTTGGTGTAATGGACAAAAGTTGGTGCGTAAAATGACATTCAAAAGTAGTAAAAAATTATAAACGGATAAAAAAATTTATTACTCTTAGTACTCATGGCTTAAATAAAGTTTGATTGTTTTGATTACAAATTGGATAAAACAGGACAGCAAAGATAATAAATAATTTATTTCAAATGGCAAAGATTCAGACAAAAGTAAAGATTTTTTATTTCAGAAAAAGATAGGGTAATGCTTTTCTTCATAAGCTTCTACTAAGGTGAATAAAACCTCAAATTCTTCGCCTTCAGGGGTATTTTCATCCACTCCCCAAAGCCTTTCAACTCTTGCTAAAGCTTTTTTGTAATCTTTCTCTGTTCTGATCGGTTTGATATTCATTTTTTATATGTTTTTTGTGTAATAAATATAAAAATGTTACCAAAATGGTTGCATTTATATCTTTTCTCTATGCAAAACTGTCAACTGCCTGTTATATAACTGCTACTACCAATGTAATTGCCTGTCTCAACTTGAAAGTTGAGCTACATTGCCTATTGCCAACTGCCTACTGCCAACTAATTCTCACTTCCCCTTAAACTCCGCCTTCCTCTTCTCCAAAAACGCCCTCGTACCTTCATTGATATCCTCTGACCCGCAGCAACGGCTGAATGAATCAACCTCCATTTGGTAACCATTAACTTCACCATCAAATACGGCATTGACACAATCTATCACCAATCCAACTGCCAGGGGAGCTTTTGAAAATATCTTTTTTAGTATATCTTCACATTTTGGTATTAATTCATCCTTTGAAGTTACGTAATTCACAAGACCCAACTCTTTAGCCAGGTCTGCCGATATCATGTCTCCTGTCATCATCAATTCATTCGCCTTGCCTTTGCCGACAAGCTGTGTGAGCCGTTGAGTGCCTCCGTAACCAGGGATGATACCCAGCCCCACTTCCGGCTGGCCAAATTTGGCATTGTCTGATGCTACCCTCATATGGCAAGCCATAGCCAATTCGCAACCCCCACCCAGCGCATATCCGTTTACCGCAGCGATAACGGGTACTTTGCAATTTTCTATCATAGCAAAAACTTCCTGCCCGTTTTCAGAAAACTTTCTTCCATTTGCTTCATTCAATCCTGCAATTTCGCTTATATCTGCGCCTGCAATAAATGCCTTATCACCTTCACCCGTTATGATCACGCCTTTTATTTCGTTTTCATCATAGGCGCTTTGCATTGCCATGCGAATTTCTTCCACCGTTTCTACGTTCAGGGCATTCATTTTTTCCGGACGGGATATTGTGATAGTAAATATCCCATCAGTGTTTTTTGTTTTTAAGTTTTTAAAATTTCCCATAATTATTGGCGTTTGTTATTTATAGTAATTCAATAGAATTACAACTGAATTACTGCTATTTCTTCCGGCTTGCATTAAACAACTTCTGCTTCTCTTCTTTGGTAAGTTTCTCATATCCTGATTCCGATATTTTATCAAGGATGGCATCTATTTCTGTCTGGTCCGAATCACTTCTTGTAGTTTTTTTGCTGCTTTTTTTGGTATGGGTCACCTTAATTTTAGCTTCACGCGTAAAGAAGCTTTTGAACCCTTCCAGGATAGAAGTGATGGGTTTACCTAAATTATTGCCCTTTTGAAGTTGTCTAATAAAAATATATCCAATTAAAGCGCCACCAAGGTGGGCTATATTGCCTCCTGCATTATCTTGAATAGTCCCGGCAATAGAGATTAGTATAACAAATGCCGCGATATAAAATATCCGAACCGGGCCTATAAAAAGTAAAAAGAAGGTATAATTGGGCATGTATGTGGCTGCACCAACAACAACTGCAAAAACGCCTGCTGAAGCTCCCAACAAAACAGCTCTTTCAACCTGATCTTGAAAATAAGGGAGCAAATTGTAAGCTAAGATATAAAGAACACCCCCGGTTAATCCACCTATAATATAAAGATTGACCAGATGCTTATTGCCAAGGAAATCTTTAATAAGTTTTCCAAACCAATATAGTATTAACATATTCCATAAGATATGCAAAAATCCTTCATGTATAAAAAAGTAGGTTATTACAGACCATGGTCTGTAGATCAATTTATTTAAAGAAGAAGGGAGCGTAAGCTGTTCAATAATTAGTGCATAAATTTGTTCTGACCCGGAAAGAACCAGAAATACCTTTAAGATCAAAAGCGCAACAAAAACGATCACATTGATCAGTATCAACTGAATCAATCCATTATCCGGCAGTCTGAAAGCATTTTTAATATCGTTTGAAAAACCGTTCATTTCTAATAAAAAGACCCTCCCTGTTTTTGCCAGTATTTGATCAAAATAAACCCAAATAGCATACCACCCAAGTGAGCAAAATGAGCTATGTTGTCACCGTAATTACTAATTCCCATCCACAATTCAATTCCGCCATATATTAATACAAAATATTTCATTTTTAAAGAAATTGGAGGAAACATCAAAAAAATAGAATTATTAGGAAAAAGCATACCATTGGCCAATAGTAAACCAAAAACTGCTCCTGAAGCTCCAACTACAGTAGTATTTATTATTAAATTTATTTTTGCGGCAATAGGGTCAATAAAATTTTGATTGTTCTGGAGTATTTGATAACCATTATTTAACACTTCATCTAAAAGTTCCGGAGGTATAGTATCATAAAGTAGAATTAATCTGATATGCGCTACAAGTATTTGAATCAAACCGGCTCCAACTCCGGTAATCATGTAATAAATTAAAAACCTTTTGGGCCCCCATACATTTTCCAATACACTTCCAAACATCCATAAAGCATACATATTAAATAAAATATGGAACAACCCGCCATGCATAAACATGTAGGTTATGATCTGGAAAGGTTTAAACCCAGGTGAATCAAAATAATAAAGCCCTAAAATTCGGTTCAGATCTATGTGCAGTTGTTCGAATATAAATGTTACCACAAACATTAAAATATTAATGATCAACAGGTTTTTTACGACACCTGGTATGTTTCCTAAAAAATTATTCATACTAATAACTACTTTTTTTTACAAAATATTCATTAATTTTATCCAACCCCAAAATAATCAATGTAAAATCCCCATTGGGCGTATAAGCGGGTGTTTTACACGTAAAAAGCTGGTTGATCACGGTGTTCATTTCCGTAGCGGTTAATTTTGTCCCGTGTTTCATAGCCGATCTTTTAGCCAGAGACCGGGACAGGTTCTCCCTTGTTTCAAGCTTTAGATCAGTTTTGTATTTTTTGTACTGCTCAATAAGCCCTTCAAACAGATCTTTCTCACTGCCTGGTAGTATATCAGCAGGAACGCCATTTACTACAATGGAATTTTTCCCAAAGTAAGAGAATACAAACCCTAATGCATGGATCTCTTCTTTTAACTCCGTAACCAGTTCAAAATCCGGAGGGCTTAATTCAATAGTTTGAGGAAAAAGAAACTGTTGGGAAGCACCGAATCTATTTTGTAGCATGGTCAGGTATTTTTCATATAGGATACGCTGGTGGGCAGCGTGCTGATCAATGATCATCATTCCTGATTTTACCTGAGTGATTATATAACTGTTGTGAATTTGAAATGCTGTACTTTCGTCAGAAGACAAAAAGTCTTTTTCAACCGCTATATCAGTGTTGACAGCGCTTGGTAAGGTGAAAGAAGAAGAAGAAGCCCCCCCTAAATCCACAGCCCCCCTACCTCCCGCAATGCTGGCCCGATGTCCACTGGACATCGTCCTCCCCAAAGGGGGGACTATTCCATCGCTTTTGCCAGCCCCTTTCCCTTTGGGAAGTGTGGTGGGAAAGTCCCCCCTTTGGGGGGATTTAGGGGGGCTGGGCCTGAATTGTTGTCTTGTATATTCTATATCAGATTTGTTCAGTTCTTCTTGTTGTGATACTAACCTCGTAGACTTCTTATAGTTCACATCAACAGAATAATCTATTGAAGGGGTGATATTATGAACTCCCAGAGATCTTTTTACAGCAGATCTCACAAAGGCATAAATCGTTTTTTCGTCATCAAACTTGATCTCTGTTTTAGTAGGATGCACATTTATGTCAACATGCACTGGGTCAATTTCTATGAACAAAACATAAAACGGGAACCTGTCTTTTGTAATGAGCTCCTCATAAGCATTCATCACCGCGTGGTGCAAGTAGGGGTGTCTTATGAATCTCTTGTTCACATAGAAGAATTGCTCACCGCGTGTTTTTTTGGTAAATTCAGGTTTACCGATATAGCCTGTGATATTTGTTAAGGTGGTTTTTTCCTGGCATGGCGCTAATTGCTTTTTATATTGGTCACCGAAAATTGATACAATGCGTTGGCTGAGTTTGCCGGAAGCAAGCTGAAAAAGCTCCATATCATTTTGATACATTGTAAAGGACAGACCTGGATAGGCGATTGCAATTCGTTGAAACTCATCCAATATGTGGCGCATCTCAACAGGATTTGATTTCAAAAAATTCCTCCGTGCCGGAACGTTATAGAAAAGATTCTTAACAGTGATTGATGTACCCGCAGAGCAGGGGACAGGTTCCTGGGATTTGGTCTCTGAAGCTTCAACCTTAATTAACGTTCCTAACTCAGTTCCTTCCTCTGATAAATCGGGTCCTGGACGGAGTTTTGAGCGCAGTTCTACCTGCGCTACTGCCGCTATTGAGGCTAAGGCTTCCCCTCTAAAACCTAATGTCCGGACTCTAAACAGGTCATCTGTGTTGGAGATTTTTGAAGTAGCATGCCTTTCAAAGCACATCCTGGCATCGGTTTCACTCATGCCCATGCCATCATCAATTACCTGTATTAAGGTTTTGCCGGCATCTTTAACGATGAGCTGAATTTTTTTGCTACCGGCCGGCCTGCCGTCCTTTTGCCCTATGTTTGGCAGGCAGGCGTCCACAGAATTTTCCAGCAGTTCTTTTACCACAGAAGCAGGCCGCTGCACCACTTCACCGGCAGCGATCTGGTTGGCTATTGAGTCGGGTAATAAATGGATTTTGTCAGGCATTATTGTACCGGAATTTCAATCTTTTAAATGAAACTTATATTCAAATCTATCCTTCCCCGACTTTATCGGGGCAGGTGTGCTCTTAATGAACAGCTACCGGGCTTTGGTTATCCCGACTTTGTCGGGACACTCAGTACCCAGTTTAATTACCAAATTCCTTATCAATTTCTTCTGAACTTTTATTTTTTGCACTTAAAAAAACATTCTTGAGTCCACTCCAAAAAGCATGCACTGAACGAAGTGAACGTGTCAAAAAATAAAAATAAATAATAACAACTTCTAACAAAACAGCGCCAGGTAATAAATAGCTATTATCCGCATAAAAATAAAGCAAAAAATCACATATCAAAAATACTACAATCAATAATTGCAGGTTAACAGCCTTCCTGGCAGGGCTTGTTCTGCGTCTGAAAGCTCCTGGTATG harbors:
- a CDS encoding rhomboid family intramembrane serine protease → MNGFSNDIKNAFRLPDNGLIQLILINVIVFVALLILKVFLVLSGSEQIYALIIEQLTLPSSLNKLIYRPWSVITYFFIHEGFLHILWNMLILYWFGKLIKDFLGNKHLVNLYIIGGLTGGVLYILAYNLLPYFQDQVERAVLLGASAGVFAVVVGAATYMPNYTFFLLFIGPVRIFYIAAFVILISIAGTIQDNAGGNIAHLGGALIGYIFIRQLQKGNNLGKPITSILEGFKSFFTREAKIKVTHTKKSSKKTTRSDSDQTEIDAILDKISESGYEKLTKEEKQKLFNASRKK
- a CDS encoding oligosaccharide flippase family protein gives rise to the protein MNHPSPLKALAGQTAIYGISSIGGRALNWLLVPFYTAIFSASQYGVVTELYAYVAFLNIVFIYGMETAFFRFTNELNRSTQYNITLTSILLTSLLLSGLIILFSSPIAQALDYPDKQSFIIWLALILAIDAVVAIPFAKLRLEKKAVQFVTARLINIALNIGLNLFFLVFCKDVYDGNYLPSLKPVILKIYSPEIGVGYVFLSNLIANAMLIIILWRSFVSFRIQLNWQKLKPILIYAWPLLFMGLAGMVNEMIDRILLKQVLPEGFYPGKDNLAALGIYGACYKLSIFMTLGIQTFRYAAEPFFFSEAKNKNAPELFAEVMNWFVIACCIIFVIISVNLELFLLLLRQAEYREGGLVIPVLLLANLFLGIYYNLSVWYKLKDKTYYGMYISIGGAVITIFLNLALIPFWGYMGCAVATLICYFLMAAACYFYGKKHLPVPYNLKSGFGYILGAVLLVVIALKVSFVGNLSDHLFHNFLILVYLVVVWFTLRPKFFRKKG
- a CDS encoding helix-turn-helix transcriptional regulator; its protein translation is MKYSNIKNRRAAVLKSMGAITFEESLDKHYGKIGTSNRDEFELESKLEIIGEILKQARKSQNLTQEKIAQSMGIDKTNISKIENNVKRQRIDTILRFVNALDARMSIKIKLNGEHNEFEMVF
- a CDS encoding nucleotidyltransferase: MKIIVPMAGIGKRLRPHTLTVPKPLIPIAGKPIVQRMVEDIAKVCSAKIDEVAFVVGNFGKEVEKALINIAKSLNAKGTIYYQQEALGTAHAVLCAKESLNGEVVVAFADTLFKAGFKMDTSKDGNIWVHKVEDPAGFGVVKVNDDNEITEFVEKPETFVSDLVIMGIYYFKDGVYLKNELQYLVDNDIKDKNEYQITSALENMKNKGTKFIPGKVSEWLDCGNKDATIFANQRYLDYIKDTDLIAKSALINNSVIIPPVFIGDNSEINNTVIGPYVSLSSNSKIVDSVIKNSIIQKNTIIKNANISNSMIGNFVNFEGKSLDMSLGDYNSVWVE
- a CDS encoding tetratricopeptide repeat protein, whose amino-acid sequence is MNLTIKHIILTFLFIVLFTGFESHAQKEKKSAGKQSEKPNKSPSQEELQLSENYFIDGMKYCMMELYAKALQNFEKAYELNPDNAAINYKIADLLAQDNKYFNALPYAKNAVSLNDQNKYYYELLAEIYERQLNFNEATKVYQKLLKKVPGTEAYLFDLAGVYSQQEKYDDVIKTYNKIEILHGIYEDISKKKQQIYLRNNELNKAIEVGEELINAYPEVTKYKLELAELLISNDKFDEAITLLEKVLSLNPDNPLPRLRLSDIYKAKNNSVELFNQLQIVFQNPKLNIDAKVGILLGYIRLLSNNNIREKVLRLGKTTTEVHPHEAKAFAVYGDLLAICNIKNKAVESYLKAISMDNSHYKIWEQLIILESELNEVDSIIAHSAQALELFPNQAMLWHYNGIGYLLQNDHASAVKSFEQGKKMSANNLELLSMFNSQLGDVYNGLKEYEKSDAAFEEVLKYDGNNSHALNNYSYFLSLRSDKLNIARKHAEKLTIRFPQNPTFLDTYAWVLYKQQQYDEAKKVLERAMTYTKKGIIIEHYGDVLFKLGEKDLAVQQWKKAKESGNTSIFIDKKISDKMLYE
- a CDS encoding rhomboid family intramembrane serine protease — translated: MNNFLGNIPGVVKNLLIINILMFVVTFIFEQLHIDLNRILGLYYFDSPGFKPFQIITYMFMHGGLFHILFNMYALWMFGSVLENVWGPKRFLIYYMITGVGAGLIQILVAHIRLILLYDTIPPELLDEVLNNGYQILQNNQNFIDPIAAKINLIINTTVVGASGAVFGLLLANGMLFPNNSIFLMFPPISLKMKYFVLIYGGIELWMGISNYGDNIAHFAHLGGMLFGFILIKYWQKQGGSFY
- a CDS encoding enoyl-CoA hydratase, producing the protein MGNFKNLKTKNTDGIFTITISRPEKMNALNVETVEEIRMAMQSAYDENEIKGVIITGEGDKAFIAGADISEIAGLNEANGRKFSENGQEVFAMIENCKVPVIAAVNGYALGGGCELAMACHMRVASDNAKFGQPEVGLGIIPGYGGTQRLTQLVGKGKANELMMTGDMISADLAKELGLVNYVTSKDELIPKCEDILKKIFSKAPLAVGLVIDCVNAVFDGEVNGYQMEVDSFSRCCGSEDINEGTRAFLEKRKAEFKGK
- a CDS encoding type II toxin-antitoxin system RelE/ParE family toxin, producing MIHNPKIIKLPKVEKFVESLEQKEQKKVDFNFKKTEAGLKGEWFKKMTGTDDIWEFRTFYNKKYIRILAFWDTKDKENPYIISTNGFIKKTNTSPKTEIDKSENIKNEYFQKLLI
- a CDS encoding dUTP diphosphatase — protein: MLKLNIINRSKHPLPSYETDSAAGMDLRANLEDPVEIKPLERALIPTGLYIELPKGYEAQIRPRSGLAFKHGISLLNSPGTIDADYRGEIKIILVNLSNETYTVNDGERIAQMIIAKHEKVSWDETLELAATTREGGGFGSTGIK
- the mutL gene encoding DNA mismatch repair endonuclease MutL, which translates into the protein MPDKIHLLPDSIANQIAAGEVVQRPASVVKELLENSVDACLPNIGQKDGRPAGSKKIQLIVKDAGKTLIQVIDDGMGMSETDARMCFERHATSKISNTDDLFRVRTLGFRGEALASIAAVAQVELRSKLRPGPDLSEEGTELGTLIKVEASETKSQEPVPCSAGTSITVKNLFYNVPARRNFLKSNPVEMRHILDEFQRIAIAYPGLSFTMYQNDMELFQLASGKLSQRIVSIFGDQYKKQLAPCQEKTTLTNITGYIGKPEFTKKTRGEQFFYVNKRFIRHPYLHHAVMNAYEELITKDRFPFYVLFIEIDPVHVDINVHPTKTEIKFDDEKTIYAFVRSAVKRSLGVHNITPSIDYSVDVNYKKSTRLVSQQEELNKSDIEYTRQQFRPSPPKSPQRGDFPTTLPKGKGAGKSDGIVPPLGRTMSSGHRASIAGGRGAVDLGGASSSSFTLPSAVNTDIAVEKDFLSSDESTAFQIHNSYIITQVKSGMMIIDQHAAHQRILYEKYLTMLQNRFGASQQFLFPQTIELSPPDFELVTELKEEIHALGFVFSYFGKNSIVVNGVPADILPGSEKDLFEGLIEQYKKYKTDLKLETRENLSRSLAKRSAMKHGTKLTATEMNTVINQLFTCKTPAYTPNGDFTLIILGLDKINEYFVKKSSY